The DNA sequence TGTGGAAGATCCTGTCATCGTCCCAGAGGAACACGCTCGTGCCCGGCTGCTCTCCCTCGAGGAACCAGGTCTCACCGCGCTCCTCGATTTCCGACCTGGTCCGGTAGTTGTACTCGACAGGAGCGATCGACTCATCGAGGGTGACGTGGAAGTCGTAGTTGAAGTCGCTGTCGAACGACGAGTAGACGGGCACGCTCCAGCCCATGCGCGTCCTGAACCGGTCGAGCGTCGGCCACGGCCCCCGTGCCACGACCGCCAAGGTCGTGTCGGCGGCGTGCAGGTGCGAGAGATGCCCGATGCTGTCGATCAAGAAGGAGCAGCTCGGGCAGCCGGCATCCAGGTCCCATCTCCACATCAGGTGGTAGACGATCAGCTGGGGACGCCCCTCGAA is a window from the Acidimicrobiales bacterium genome containing:
- a CDS encoding DUF899 domain-containing protein, whose amino-acid sequence is MDVPSVASRDEWLAARKHLLTREKELTRQRDQLNAERRQLPMVEVDKDYVFEGPKGKASLADLFEGRPQLIVYHLMWRWDLDAGCPSCSFLIDSIGHLSHLHAADTTLAVVARGPWPTLDRFRTRMGWSVPVYSSFDSDFNYDFHVTLDESIAPVEYNYRTRSEIEERGETWFLEGEQPGTSVFLWDDDRIFHTYSSYARGGDLLLGTYNYLDLTPLGRQLHVSEFPHHDEYES